One window of the Trifolium pratense cultivar HEN17-A07 linkage group LG2, ARS_RC_1.1, whole genome shotgun sequence genome contains the following:
- the LOC123908532 gene encoding COBW domain-containing protein 1 yields MEHEEEEEPPLAVQIQSHDDESISQQSSVGVTLITGYLGAGKSTLVNHILNSQHGKRIAVILNEFGEEIGVERALINEGEGGAVVEEWVELANGCICCTVKHSLVQALEQLVQRKERLDHILLETTGLANPAPLASILWLDEQLESDVKLDSIVTVVDAKNLRFQLKEHRGSSSFPEAYFQIAFADIVILNKVDLVSAEGSGALEELEEEIHTINSLVEIVHSVRCQVDLSKILNRHAYDTAHATHLEALLEESRSLSTKTLHDSGVRTICISETGTVDLEKTRLWLEEILWEKKYDMDVYRCKGVLSVQNSDQLHTLQAVRELYEIVPARKWKKEEYKINKIVFIGHNLKEEVLINSLRALATS; encoded by the exons ATGGAGCACGAGGAAGAGGAAGAGCCACCTCTTGCTGTTCAGATTCAATCACACGATGATGAATCCATTTCTCAACAATCTTCTGTTGGTGTCACTCTCATCACCGGTTATCTTGGTGCTGGAAAATCCACG TTGGTGAATCATATATTGAACTCTCAACATGGGAAGAGGATTGCTGTGATATTGAATGAGTTTGGTGAGGAAATTGGAGTAGAAAGAGCATTGATAAATGAAGGGGAAGGTGGTGCTGTTGTTGAAGAATGGGTTGAGCTTGCTAATGGCTGTATTTGTTGCACTGTTAAGCATAGTTTGGTTCAAGCACTTGAGCAGCTTGTACAGAGAAAAGAAAG GCTAGACCATATATTGCTGGAAACTACTGGTTTGGCTAATCCAGCACCTTTGGCATCTATTCTTTGGTTAGATGAACAGTTGGAATCTGACGTGAAGCTTGATTCTATCGTCACT GTAGTAGATGCCAAAAATCTTCGCTTCCAGCTCAAGGAGCACCGTGGCTCATCTTCGTTTCCTGAAGCATATTTTCAGATAGCATTTGCG GACATTGTAATACTTAACAAGGTTGATTTAGTATCTGCAGAAGGCTCTGGAGCTCTAGAAGAACTTGAGGAGGAAATCCATACTATTAACTCACTCGTAGAGATAGTTCATTCTGTCAGATGTCAAGTTGACTTATCTAAGATATTGAACCGCCATGCTTACGATACTGCA CATGCCACACATTTAGAGGCATTGTTAGAAGAAAGTCGTTCCTTGTCTACTAAAACGCTTCATGATAGTGGCGTTAGAACCATATGCATTAGTGAGACAGGAACAGTTGATCTTGAAAAG ACTCGTTTATGGCTAGAGGAGATTCTTTGGGAGAAGAAATATGATATGGATGTATACCGTTGCAAAGGAGTCTTAAGTGTTCAAAACTCTGATCAATTGCATACTTTGCAG GCTGTGAGGGAACTATATGAGATTGTTCCCGCTCGCAAGTGGAAGAAGGAAGAATACAAGATCAATAAGATAGTATTCATAG GTCATAATTTGAAAGAAGAAGTTCTAATTAATTCCTTGAGAGCTCTTGCAACCTCTTAG